From one Desulfitibacter alkalitolerans DSM 16504 genomic stretch:
- the cmk gene encoding (d)CMP kinase: MANVAIDGPAGAGKSTVARLLAHKLGYVYIDTGAMYRALTLKAIENNIDMTDDQAMTNLANNTVIELQPGDPQEVYLDNRRVTDKIRRPDVSQHVSLVAQHQGVREKLVALQQEIALLNKVVMDGRDIGTKVLPNAKYKFFLDADIAERAERRYRELSAGGYPVTREAIKDMLLSRDSQDTSRQFSPLLKAEDAILIDTTSLSAEEVADKMYAIVKGG, encoded by the coding sequence ATGGCTAACGTTGCTATAGATGGTCCTGCTGGTGCTGGTAAAAGCACTGTGGCAAGACTCCTTGCCCATAAGCTGGGATATGTATATATAGATACTGGTGCTATGTATAGAGCATTGACTCTTAAGGCCATTGAAAATAATATAGACATGACTGATGATCAAGCAATGACAAATCTTGCAAATAATACTGTAATTGAATTACAGCCAGGAGACCCACAAGAGGTTTATTTAGATAATAGAAGGGTCACTGATAAAATAAGAAGGCCTGATGTATCTCAGCATGTATCTTTGGTTGCCCAGCATCAGGGTGTTAGAGAAAAATTAGTGGCACTTCAACAGGAGATTGCTCTTTTAAATAAGGTAGTAATGGACGGAAGAGATATTGGCACAAAGGTGCTGCCAAATGCCAAATATAAGTTTTTCCTTGATGCAGATATTGCAGAAAGGGCTGAAAGAAGATATAGGGAGCTGTCAGCTGGTGGTTATCCTGTTACCAGGGAAGCTATTAAAGATATGCTGTTATCACGTGACAGCCAGGACACCTCTAGACAGTTTTCACCCTTACTAAAAGCAGAGGATGCAATATTAATTGATACCACATCCCTTTCAGCAGAAGAGGTTGCCGATAAAATGTATGCAATTGTTAAGGGAGGGTAA
- a CDS encoding bifunctional 4-hydroxy-3-methylbut-2-enyl diphosphate reductase/30S ribosomal protein S1 codes for MEIIVAKEAGFCFGVKRAIELAYNHIEDNNTYSYGPLIHNPQVIADLEAKGVKYVTDISSLKPGTKLIIRSHGAGPQIFEEAQKLDIIDGTCPFVSKAQKIAHNLFKDGYNVVIVGDKNHPEVQGIKDWAQSAYVVANLDEANTLPEMDKVGILAQTTLPEKLFLEIVEFLQGKVRDIKVHNTICRATHLRQLAAKELAPKVDLMVVIGGYNSANTGKLVDLCQKMGTSTIHIEHAHELKADMLNGIKTVGVTAGASTPDWIIEEVVLKMVEFSDEQNKEVQNETVVENAGDAASAVNEKVETQDDVNISSVATFQKGDIITGKVVQVDEEQILVDVGGKSEGIVPKGEISATGDGVDLKPGDEIEVFVIKPENEEGHPILSKRRADRRRAWETIEDAFENNTELTGKAVEVVKGGILVDIGIRGFVPASLVERGYVENLEEYIGKDLRLKIIELDKTKNKVVLSQKAVLDEEFDKQKQETWDNIEVGQVKKGIVRRLTDFGAFVDIGGVDGLLHVSEISWGRVDHPRDVLQENQEVDVIILGVDKNTEKVSLGLKQLQENPWKAAATKYPVGSIVKGNVLRIAPFGAFVEIEPGVEGLVHISQLSNDHVEKTEDVLSVGDEVEVKVLSVDTEAQRMSLSIKDAQPKKPAPQKKKEERKEEYVTTNDGGFTIGDLYGDLLKGNGEKK; via the coding sequence GTGGAAATAATTGTTGCTAAAGAAGCTGGTTTTTGTTTTGGGGTAAAAAGAGCAATTGAATTGGCATATAATCATATAGAAGATAACAATACATATTCCTATGGTCCATTAATACATAACCCGCAGGTTATTGCAGACCTGGAAGCAAAGGGAGTAAAGTATGTTACAGATATAAGCAGCTTAAAACCTGGAACAAAGCTCATTATTAGATCCCATGGAGCAGGACCACAAATTTTTGAAGAGGCTCAAAAACTGGACATTATTGATGGTACATGTCCCTTCGTATCAAAAGCACAGAAAATTGCTCATAATCTATTTAAGGATGGTTATAATGTTGTAATTGTGGGAGATAAAAATCACCCAGAGGTTCAAGGAATCAAGGATTGGGCCCAATCTGCTTACGTAGTTGCTAACCTTGATGAGGCAAATACACTGCCTGAAATGGACAAGGTTGGAATTCTGGCTCAAACAACTTTACCAGAAAAGCTTTTTTTAGAAATTGTAGAATTCCTTCAGGGCAAGGTGAGAGACATTAAAGTACACAATACCATCTGTCGTGCTACACATTTGCGACAATTGGCGGCCAAGGAACTGGCACCCAAGGTAGACTTGATGGTTGTGATAGGGGGATACAATAGCGCAAATACTGGCAAGCTTGTTGATTTATGCCAAAAGATGGGCACCTCTACAATTCATATTGAACATGCTCATGAATTAAAGGCAGACATGTTAAATGGAATTAAAACTGTGGGGGTAACTGCAGGCGCTTCAACCCCAGATTGGATTATTGAGGAGGTAGTTTTGAAAATGGTTGAATTTAGCGATGAACAAAACAAAGAAGTACAAAATGAAACAGTAGTTGAAAATGCTGGTGATGCGGCATCTGCTGTGAATGAAAAAGTTGAAACACAAGATGATGTTAATATTTCATCTGTAGCAACTTTTCAAAAGGGTGATATAATAACGGGTAAAGTTGTACAGGTGGATGAGGAGCAAATCCTTGTTGATGTTGGTGGAAAGTCTGAAGGAATTGTTCCAAAGGGAGAAATTTCTGCCACGGGAGATGGTGTGGACTTAAAGCCTGGCGATGAAATAGAGGTATTTGTAATTAAGCCTGAAAATGAGGAAGGTCATCCCATATTATCAAAAAGAAGAGCTGACAGACGTAGAGCCTGGGAAACCATTGAGGATGCCTTTGAAAATAATACTGAGTTAACAGGCAAGGCTGTTGAGGTTGTCAAGGGCGGTATTTTGGTGGATATAGGCATTAGAGGTTTTGTTCCAGCCTCTCTTGTGGAAAGAGGCTATGTAGAAAACCTTGAAGAATATATTGGCAAAGATCTTAGACTAAAGATTATCGAATTAGATAAGACAAAAAACAAGGTAGTGTTATCTCAAAAGGCAGTTCTAGATGAGGAATTTGACAAGCAAAAGCAGGAAACCTGGGATAACATAGAAGTTGGCCAGGTTAAAAAGGGTATTGTAAGAAGGTTAACAGACTTTGGTGCCTTTGTGGATATTGGTGGTGTTGATGGATTACTACATGTGTCTGAAATTTCTTGGGGCAGAGTAGATCATCCCAGGGATGTTTTACAGGAAAACCAGGAAGTAGATGTAATTATTCTAGGGGTTGACAAAAATACCGAAAAGGTTTCTTTGGGATTAAAGCAGCTGCAGGAGAATCCATGGAAAGCTGCCGCTACTAAATATCCAGTTGGTTCAATTGTGAAAGGCAATGTTTTGAGAATAGCTCCCTTTGGGGCATTTGTGGAGATAGAGCCAGGAGTTGAGGGATTAGTTCATATATCCCAGCTTTCTAATGACCATGTAGAAAAAACAGAAGATGTTCTTTCTGTAGGGGATGAGGTAGAAGTTAAGGTTCTTAGTGTAGATACTGAAGCACAGAGGATGAGTTTAAGTATTAAGGATGCACAACCTAAAAAACCTGCACCTCAAAAGAAAAAGGAAGAGAGAAAAGAGGAATATGTTACTACCAATGATGGTGGCTTCACCATTGGAGATTTATATGGGGATTTGTTAAAGGGTAATGGAGAAAAAAAGTAG
- the aroF gene encoding 3-deoxy-7-phosphoheptulonate synthase, translating into MVIVMEPGSSIEQVENIKNKLQKAGFQIHIIPYGTSRITIGVIGEVARQQLEDMAIKAMPGVEKIFYIFKPYKLASREFKSEDTIIQVGDAVIGGKQIQVIAGPCAVESEGQALETALAVKKAGATLFRGGAFKPRTSPYSFQGLGEKALQILAMVRKETGLSVVTEVMDTDTLPLVAEYADILQVGARNMQNYQLLKKLGEYRKPVLLKRGSSASVEEWLLAAEYILAGGNYQVILCERGIRTFANSTRYTLDLSVVPLVKSLTHLPVLVDPSHATGKWQLVPPMSRAAIAAGADGIIVEVHPNPEDALSDGAQSLTFENFNSMMHDIKSVAKAVGRE; encoded by the coding sequence GTGGTTATTGTAATGGAACCTGGTTCTTCTATTGAACAAGTAGAGAATATAAAGAACAAGCTCCAAAAGGCCGGTTTCCAAATTCACATAATTCCCTATGGCACATCAAGGATAACCATAGGGGTTATAGGAGAGGTTGCAAGACAACAACTCGAGGATATGGCCATTAAGGCCATGCCTGGTGTTGAAAAAATATTTTATATATTTAAGCCATATAAGCTGGCTAGTAGAGAGTTTAAATCTGAAGATACAATAATTCAGGTTGGAGATGCAGTAATAGGGGGAAAACAGATTCAAGTAATAGCAGGACCTTGTGCTGTTGAAAGCGAAGGACAAGCCCTGGAGACAGCTCTAGCTGTAAAAAAGGCTGGTGCCACTCTTTTTAGGGGTGGTGCCTTTAAGCCAAGAACATCACCCTATTCCTTTCAAGGATTAGGAGAAAAGGCCCTGCAGATTTTGGCCATGGTGCGCAAAGAAACTGGGCTTAGTGTTGTTACTGAGGTTATGGATACAGATACCTTGCCCCTGGTGGCAGAGTATGCCGATATTCTTCAGGTAGGCGCAAGAAATATGCAAAACTATCAGCTGCTAAAAAAGCTGGGTGAATATCGAAAGCCCGTATTACTAAAAAGGGGCTCTAGTGCTAGTGTTGAGGAGTGGCTTCTGGCTGCAGAATATATTCTTGCAGGAGGTAATTACCAGGTAATTCTATGTGAAAGAGGTATTAGGACCTTTGCCAATAGTACTAGATATACCCTGGATTTAAGTGTGGTGCCCCTAGTCAAAAGCTTAACTCACCTGCCTGTTTTAGTAGATCCAAGCCATGCTACTGGTAAATGGCAGCTGGTGCCCCCAATGTCAAGGGCAGCAATTGCCGCTGGTGCTGACGGAATAATTGTGGAGGTTCATCCCAATCCGGAGGACGCCCTCTCAGATGGAGCCCAGTCCCTGACCTTTGAGAACTTCAACAGCATGATGCACGATATAAAATCAGTAGCAAAAGCAGTTGGAAGGGAATAA
- the aroH gene encoding chorismate mutase, with protein sequence MHVRGIRGAISVRKDTPDEVLSATKQLLLEIVTRNQIEVQDIASIYFTVTQDLISCFPAAGARELGWTFVPLLCSVEIPVIGSDKKLVKVLMHVNTLKKQEEIIHIYLKKAKRLRPDLSTI encoded by the coding sequence ATGCATGTACGAGGAATAAGAGGAGCCATTTCTGTTAGAAAGGATACTCCAGATGAGGTTTTGTCTGCAACAAAGCAGCTTTTATTAGAAATTGTAACAAGAAACCAGATTGAAGTGCAGGATATAGCCAGTATCTATTTTACTGTAACACAGGACTTAATTAGCTGTTTCCCTGCAGCAGGTGCAAGAGAGCTAGGCTGGACCTTTGTTCCACTTCTTTGCAGTGTGGAAATACCTGTTATCGGTAGTGATAAGAAATTGGTTAAGGTTTTAATGCATGTTAATACACTTAAAAAACAAGAAGAAATCATACATATATATTTAAAAAAAGCAAAAAGACTACGTCCAGACTTATCAACTATATGA
- a CDS encoding spore maturation protein, with the protein MFTDIINIISKWAIPCLLFFIPLIGYLRGVRVYESFVSGASEGFSTAVKIIPFLVGMLVALGVFRASGAMDMFAAALNPILTLLHVPAEIIPLAIMRPLSGGGALGIAAELIGAYGPDSFIGRLASTMQGSTDTTFYVLTVYFGSIGVIRYRYALTLGLLADVTGLIACIYIVNLVFG; encoded by the coding sequence ATGTTTACAGATATTATTAACATTATTTCTAAATGGGCTATTCCCTGTTTATTGTTTTTCATACCATTAATAGGCTATTTGAGGGGTGTAAGGGTTTATGAATCCTTTGTATCGGGGGCTAGTGAAGGCTTTTCTACAGCTGTTAAGATAATTCCCTTTCTAGTAGGGATGCTGGTAGCCCTGGGGGTTTTTAGAGCCTCTGGAGCCATGGATATGTTCGCCGCTGCACTAAACCCTATCCTGACCCTCTTACATGTCCCTGCAGAAATAATTCCCCTGGCTATTATGAGACCTCTATCTGGTGGAGGGGCCCTTGGGATAGCTGCTGAGCTAATAGGAGCCTATGGGCCTGATTCTTTCATAGGAAGACTTGCATCCACCATGCAGGGAAGCACAGACACTACCTTTTATGTATTAACTGTATATTTTGGGTCGATTGGAGTTATACGCTATAGATACGCCCTGACCCTGGGATTATTAGCTGATGTAACTGGCCTTATAGCCTGTATATATATTGTAAATCTAGTTTTTGGATAA
- a CDS encoding HutP family protein encodes MKIGSKKVASVAIRLAISESRQEEEDLKLAFRELGIKAAAVDYGGEYITSIKKVIERTVVAAKREGIIKDTHADEGAIAGATREALSQIMPKAIGLNVGGKIGIARKEDHITVVVFFGIGLVHLDEIGMGIAHRAVP; translated from the coding sequence ATGAAAATAGGCAGTAAAAAGGTTGCATCGGTGGCTATCAGATTGGCCATTAGTGAAAGCCGTCAGGAGGAAGAAGACCTAAAGCTGGCATTTAGGGAATTAGGAATAAAGGCAGCAGCAGTAGATTATGGTGGTGAATATATAACATCTATCAAAAAAGTCATTGAAAGAACCGTTGTAGCTGCCAAAAGAGAAGGTATAATTAAGGATACCCATGCTGATGAAGGTGCAATAGCTGGGGCTACAAGAGAAGCTTTGTCCCAAATAATGCCCAAGGCTATAGGATTAAATGTTGGAGGTAAAATAGGAATAGCCCGTAAGGAAGACCATATAACTGTGGTTGTATTTTTCGGCATTGGCCTGGTTCATTTAGATGAAATTGGCATGGGTATAGCCCATAGGGCGGTACCATAA
- a CDS encoding lysophospholipid acyltransferase family protein, whose protein sequence is MLYSFAKAIFLFIFKYFCRWKVEGVENIPKEGPVIIVSNHVSYWDPIVLGVAAPRRLHFMAKAELFKIPILAQIVKSLGAFPVDRKKSDRAALKAAMEILDRGDVLGMFPEGTRIRDAELGEFKMGAAMIAAKTNAPLVPVALINTPNIYSRGFFRPFKVVIKKPVHIAKKEAQKITSQQLEQVSNDIRQQILSILQDSKDF, encoded by the coding sequence ATGCTATATTCTTTTGCTAAAGCAATTTTTTTATTTATTTTTAAATATTTTTGCAGGTGGAAGGTTGAGGGTGTTGAAAACATTCCTAAAGAGGGGCCTGTAATTATTGTTTCAAATCATGTAAGCTATTGGGACCCCATAGTATTAGGTGTTGCAGCACCCAGGCGCTTACATTTTATGGCCAAGGCCGAGCTTTTTAAAATCCCCATTCTAGCTCAAATAGTCAAAAGCCTTGGAGCATTTCCCGTTGATAGAAAAAAATCAGATAGGGCTGCGTTAAAAGCAGCCATGGAAATATTGGACAGGGGAGATGTTTTAGGAATGTTTCCGGAAGGTACAAGAATTAGAGATGCAGAGCTTGGGGAGTTTAAAATGGGAGCAGCCATGATAGCAGCCAAGACTAATGCTCCACTTGTCCCTGTAGCCCTTATAAACACACCAAATATTTACTCCAGGGGGTTTTTTAGACCTTTTAAAGTAGTAATTAAAAAACCAGTGCATATTGCAAAAAAAGAAGCCCAAAAGATAACATCACAGCAGCTTGAACAAGTATCCAATGATATTAGGCAGCAAATTTTATCAATTTTGCAGGATTCTAAAGATTTTTAA
- a CDS encoding NAD(P)/FAD-dependent oxidoreductase: MKKVAIVGGGAAGLMAAVGVLEKEAVPVIFEKNRRLGLKLLITGKGRCNLTNDLEIPEFVENFPGNGTFLYSSLYNFSNHQLLDFFAELNVPTKMERGGRFFPESDKAGDVVGALTDYIVKKGAQIKYNTRVEQLWLEKGKLQGIKAGGNFYRFTSVIIAAGGLSYPKTGSTGDGYKLAREAGHTIVDPFPSLVPLKTKEKWVAQVQGLTLKNVQVTAFWHDKELGSEFGEMLFTHFGVSGPIILSLSRTIVQTLKTKGGPIKIRINLKPALDFAQLDARLQRVFSEFSKKQYKNTLDSLFPKSLIEPIILLSGIDPHKPAHQISKEERSRLANLIQSLELTIIGFSSYDEAIVTAGGVSVKEVDPSTMESKILKGLFFAGETLDIDGYTGGYNLQAAFSTGYLAGQSAGEYTGAHMHNI; this comes from the coding sequence GTGAAAAAAGTTGCCATTGTAGGTGGTGGAGCTGCAGGATTAATGGCTGCAGTAGGTGTTTTAGAAAAGGAAGCAGTCCCAGTTATATTCGAAAAAAATAGGAGGCTGGGACTTAAGCTTCTTATTACGGGAAAGGGCAGATGTAATCTTACAAATGACCTTGAAATTCCTGAATTTGTAGAAAACTTTCCTGGTAATGGAACCTTTTTATATAGTTCCCTTTATAATTTCAGCAACCATCAATTATTAGATTTTTTTGCTGAACTTAACGTTCCAACTAAAATGGAAAGGGGAGGTAGATTTTTCCCCGAGTCTGACAAGGCTGGAGACGTTGTGGGTGCCCTGACAGATTATATAGTTAAAAAAGGTGCCCAAATCAAATATAATACCAGGGTTGAACAGTTGTGGCTGGAAAAGGGAAAGCTTCAGGGGATAAAAGCAGGCGGCAATTTTTATAGATTTACTTCAGTAATAATTGCTGCAGGTGGACTATCTTACCCTAAAACAGGGTCTACAGGTGACGGGTATAAATTAGCAAGAGAAGCTGGCCATACCATTGTAGATCCCTTTCCATCATTAGTACCTTTAAAAACCAAGGAAAAATGGGTTGCACAGGTTCAGGGATTGACTCTAAAGAATGTTCAAGTTACAGCTTTTTGGCATGATAAGGAACTTGGGAGCGAGTTTGGCGAGATGCTGTTTACCCATTTTGGTGTTTCTGGACCCATTATCCTTAGTTTAAGCAGAACTATTGTCCAAACATTAAAAACAAAGGGGGGGCCAATAAAAATAAGGATTAATCTTAAGCCTGCACTTGATTTTGCTCAATTAGACGCCAGGCTGCAGAGGGTTTTTTCAGAGTTCTCTAAGAAACAGTATAAGAACACCCTTGACAGTTTGTTTCCAAAGAGTCTTATTGAGCCAATAATTTTATTGAGTGGGATTGATCCCCATAAGCCAGCCCATCAGATATCAAAGGAAGAAAGAAGCCGTCTTGCCAATTTGATTCAAAGCCTGGAGTTAACTATTATAGGATTTAGTTCCTATGACGAGGCTATAGTTACTGCAGGAGGTGTTAGTGTTAAAGAGGTAGATCCATCAACCATGGAATCAAAAATATTGAAGGGTTTGTTCTTTGCAGGAGAAACCCTTGATATAGACGGATATACTGGGGGCTACAATTTACAGGCTGCTTTTTCAACAGGATACCTGGCAGGTCAATCCGCCGGAGAATATACTGGTGCCCACATGCATAACATTTAG
- a CDS encoding fumarylacetoacetate hydrolase family protein, protein MKIVRFWDGNKVSYGSLADDFIRPIEGDLFGEYAISNKSLGINEIQLLAPCEPTKVICIGLNYYDHAKEMNLPIPEEPIVFLKPSSAVTGPGTNIIYPHQCTRMDYEAELAIIMGAVTKNIEPEDALDNVLGYTCSNDVTARNLQPKDGQWTLAKSFDTFCPIGPCIATDISADNLSIKLMINGEIKQNSNTSQMIFSIPFLISYLSKIMTIFPGDVIITGTPPGVGPMEPGDTVTVEIENIGKLTNVVTLK, encoded by the coding sequence GTGAAAATAGTTAGATTTTGGGATGGCAATAAAGTATCTTATGGCTCACTTGCAGATGATTTTATCCGGCCTATTGAAGGAGATCTGTTTGGTGAGTATGCCATAAGCAATAAAAGTTTAGGTATCAATGAGATTCAACTGCTAGCACCGTGTGAGCCCACAAAAGTTATATGCATAGGACTTAACTATTATGATCATGCAAAGGAAATGAATTTACCTATTCCTGAAGAGCCTATAGTATTTTTAAAACCATCTTCAGCTGTTACTGGCCCTGGTACCAATATAATTTATCCTCATCAATGCACAAGGATGGATTATGAAGCAGAATTAGCAATAATAATGGGAGCTGTAACAAAGAATATTGAGCCTGAGGATGCACTAGATAATGTTTTGGGTTATACTTGTTCCAATGATGTCACTGCAAGAAATCTCCAGCCCAAGGATGGTCAATGGACCCTGGCTAAATCCTTTGACACCTTTTGTCCAATAGGACCCTGTATAGCTACTGACATATCAGCAGACAATTTAAGTATTAAGCTCATGATAAATGGTGAAATTAAGCAAAATAGCAATACTTCCCAGATGATATTTTCCATACCATTTTTAATAAGCTATTTAAGTAAAATCATGACCATTTTCCCTGGTGATGTGATAATAACTGGAACTCCTCCAGGGGTTGGACCCATGGAACCTGGAGATACTGTTACTGTAGAGATTGAGAACATTGGAAAGCTTACTAATGTTGTAACACTCAAATAA
- a CDS encoding pseudouridine synthase, with protein sequence MERLQKFLAAAGIASRRKSEELIQQGRVKVNGQVVTTLGAKIDPSRDRIHIDGKPLDTKEEPVYILLNKPKGYISTVRDTHGRKTVMDLIPKHMGRLYPVGRLDSQTTGLLLLTNDGELTYKLTHPKHEFSKTYRTLVKGKITHEAINQLEQGIPLEDGLTAPAIVNVLEIKDGKSLVEITIHEGKNRQVRRMFQAVGFPVQNLKRISFGFLNLKGVSPGKFRMLTSYEINNLKRSVL encoded by the coding sequence ATGGAAAGACTCCAAAAATTCCTTGCAGCAGCCGGAATTGCTTCTAGAAGGAAAAGCGAAGAACTTATACAGCAGGGAAGAGTTAAAGTAAATGGCCAGGTTGTAACAACTTTAGGTGCTAAAATTGATCCAAGCAGGGATAGAATACATATAGACGGAAAGCCATTAGATACCAAGGAGGAGCCCGTATATATCCTTTTAAATAAACCAAAGGGCTACATTAGCACTGTTAGGGATACCCATGGCAGGAAGACCGTAATGGACCTGATTCCAAAGCACATGGGCAGATTATATCCAGTAGGCAGATTAGACTCTCAAACAACAGGTCTCCTGCTCCTTACAAATGATGGAGAGCTTACCTACAAGCTTACCCATCCAAAACATGAATTCTCTAAAACCTATCGCACCTTAGTAAAGGGAAAAATTACTCACGAAGCAATTAATCAACTAGAGCAGGGTATTCCTCTTGAGGACGGTCTAACAGCACCTGCAATAGTCAATGTTCTAGAAATAAAGGATGGTAAAAGTCTTGTTGAAATAACCATCCATGAAGGCAAGAATAGACAAGTAAGAAGAATGTTCCAGGCAGTTGGTTTTCCAGTACAAAACCTAAAAAGAATATCCTTTGGCTTTTTGAATTTAAAGGGAGTGTCCCCTGGTAAATTTCGAATGCTAACTTCCTATGAGATAAATAATCTAAAAAGATCGGTTTTATAG
- the ilvC gene encoding ketol-acid reductoisomerase encodes MARMYYDSDADLSLLKDKTIAIIGYGSQGHAQALNLMESGMKVVVGLRDDARFRAEWEEAESKGLTVLPVSDAAKQGDLIQILIPDEIQSVVYENQIAHNLEEGNVLMFSHGFNIHFKQIVPPANVDVIMVAPKGPGHLVRRTYEEGKGVPALLAVYQDYSGKAKDIALAYAKGIGGTRAGVIETTFEEETETDLFGEQAVLCGGTTELVKAGFETLVEAGYQPEIAYFECLHELKLIVDLMYESGLAGMRYSISDTAQFGDLTRGKRIITQETRQEMKKILAEVQNGEFAREWILENKANRPVFNALNEKDARCELEVVGKKLRDMMPWLKK; translated from the coding sequence TTGGCAAGGATGTATTATGATAGTGACGCTGACCTAAGTTTGTTAAAGGACAAGACAATTGCAATCATTGGATACGGTAGTCAGGGACATGCTCAGGCACTTAATCTAATGGAAAGTGGAATGAAGGTTGTAGTAGGCTTAAGGGACGATGCTCGTTTTAGAGCTGAATGGGAAGAGGCAGAAAGCAAGGGCTTAACTGTACTCCCTGTTTCCGATGCTGCTAAACAAGGAGATTTAATTCAAATATTAATTCCAGACGAAATTCAATCTGTTGTTTACGAAAATCAGATCGCCCACAACCTTGAGGAAGGCAATGTATTAATGTTTTCCCATGGTTTTAACATTCATTTCAAGCAGATTGTACCTCCTGCAAATGTAGATGTGATCATGGTTGCTCCCAAGGGGCCTGGCCATTTAGTTAGAAGAACTTATGAAGAAGGCAAGGGTGTACCTGCTTTACTTGCAGTATACCAGGATTATAGCGGCAAGGCCAAGGACATAGCTTTAGCTTATGCTAAAGGCATTGGAGGCACAAGAGCTGGCGTAATAGAAACCACCTTTGAAGAAGAAACTGAAACAGACCTATTTGGTGAACAGGCTGTTCTGTGTGGTGGTACTACTGAACTTGTAAAGGCAGGCTTTGAAACATTAGTTGAAGCTGGCTACCAGCCAGAAATTGCATACTTCGAATGCTTACATGAATTGAAGCTAATTGTTGATTTGATGTATGAAAGCGGCCTGGCAGGTATGAGGTACTCAATTAGTGACACAGCTCAATTTGGTGATCTTACAAGGGGAAAAAGAATAATAACACAGGAAACTCGCCAGGAAATGAAGAAAATATTGGCTGAAGTTCAAAATGGGGAATTTGCTAGAGAATGGATTTTAGAGAACAAGGCCAATAGACCGGTATTTAATGCTCTAAATGAGAAGGATGCTAGATGTGAGCTTGAGGTTGTAGGAAAAAAACTCAGAGATATGATGCCCTGGCTTAAAAAGTAA